A genomic region of Nostoc sp. UHCC 0702 contains the following coding sequences:
- a CDS encoding helix-turn-helix domain-containing protein: MARLAAKVLNLNESDRSQLQQLINRHNTAQQIVLRAKIILLASEGKNHGEIARLLDISLDMARLWRNRWLENSDKELSILQRLQDSERIGAPVKFSMEQVIELFALACSPPEDYGRSISHWTSRELADEIMKQGIIESISVRHVGRLLEEAELKPHQSRYWLTPPS, translated from the coding sequence GTGGCACGATTAGCTGCAAAAGTATTAAATTTGAACGAGAGCGATCGCTCACAACTCCAACAGTTGATCAACCGACACAATACGGCGCAACAAATAGTACTACGTGCAAAAATAATTCTCCTAGCGTCAGAGGGGAAAAATCATGGCGAAATTGCTCGATTATTAGATATAAGTCTTGATATGGCTCGTTTATGGCGAAACCGATGGTTGGAAAATAGCGATAAAGAGTTGTCTATTTTGCAGAGATTACAAGACTCAGAGCGTATTGGCGCACCAGTAAAATTTAGTATGGAGCAAGTAATCGAACTATTCGCCCTTGCATGTTCACCACCCGAAGACTATGGACGATCAATAAGTCATTGGACATCAAGAGAACTAGCGGACGAAATCATGAAACAAGGTATCATTGAAAGCATATCTGTCCGCCATGTTGGAAGATTATTAGAAGAAGCAGAACTTAAACCCCACCAGAGCCGCTACTGGTTAACCCCCCCCTCTTGA
- a CDS encoding transposase gives MERYQNGERTISIDEMTGIQATERLEKDLPMRPGKVERREFEYIRHGTQSLIASFDIATGQIVEPNCGNTRTEEDFVQHIRRIIESDPQAIKWHLIMDCLNTHQSESLVRFVAQKEDLNIDLGIKGKSGILKSMKSRAAFLSDQTHRIVFHYTPKHSSWLNQIEIWFSILVRKLLKRASFKSQDDLKTRILEFIDYFNQTMAKPFKWTYKGKVLAI, from the coding sequence ATTGAACGTTATCAAAACGGAGAGCGTACAATATCGATTGATGAAATGACTGGGATTCAGGCTACAGAGCGTTTAGAAAAAGATTTACCAATGCGACCGGGTAAGGTTGAAAGACGGGAGTTTGAGTATATTCGTCACGGTACACAAAGCTTAATTGCTAGTTTCGATATTGCCACTGGTCAAATTGTTGAACCAAATTGTGGAAACACAAGAACCGAAGAAGATTTTGTCCAACATATTCGTCGAATTATTGAAAGCGACCCTCAGGCAATCAAATGGCATTTGATTATGGACTGTCTTAATACTCACCAGTCGGAATCATTAGTTCGCTTTGTTGCACAAAAAGAAGATTTAAACATTGACCTTGGAATTAAGGGCAAAAGTGGCATTCTGAAATCGATGAAATCCCGTGCAGCTTTTTTGAGTGACCAAACACACCGAATTGTTTTCCATTACACACCCAAACATTCTTCTTGGCTCAACCAAATTGAAATTTGGTTCAGTATTTTGGTTCGCAAGTTACTCAAGCGTGCTAGCTTCAAAAGTCAGGATGACCTCAAAACCCGAATTCTCGAATTTATCGATTACTTTAATCAAACAATGGCTAAACCTTTTAAGTGGACATATAAGGGTAAAGTGTTGGCTATCTAA
- a CDS encoding cupin domain-containing protein: MYATRCVIPVIKSPKDYQVYRISPHDTNRLAIIFDSTNANTSLTCCLEIFEVGGQTPPNRHQWAVEMFFVLKGEGIAMCDGKNAHIKAGDSLLVPPTGTHMIKNTGSNRLYTLTIMVPNEDFSELIRSGIPMELDAEDMAVLGRLDALMPC; this comes from the coding sequence ATGTACGCTACTCGTTGTGTAATTCCTGTGATTAAATCTCCTAAAGATTACCAAGTGTATCGCATCAGTCCCCATGATACTAATCGGTTAGCAATTATCTTCGATTCCACAAATGCTAATACTTCCCTAACTTGCTGCTTAGAAATTTTTGAAGTCGGTGGACAAACACCGCCAAATCGCCATCAATGGGCGGTGGAAATGTTTTTCGTACTCAAAGGTGAAGGAATAGCCATGTGTGATGGAAAGAATGCTCATATCAAAGCAGGAGATAGTTTATTAGTGCCTCCCACCGGCACTCATATGATTAAAAATACGGGTTCCAATCGCTTGTACACGTTGACAATTATGGTGCCGAATGAAGACTTTTCGGAATTAATTCGTAGTGGCATTCCAATGGAGTTAGATGCAGAAGATATGGCAGTACTGGGGAGATTAGATGCTTTGATGCCTTGTTAG
- a CDS encoding cysteine hydrolase family protein yields MSLPYRTLGVAPNAWTVNHAIADITRPQNTPQPVILPTETKTLRLDLAKAAILVIDMQNDFCHPDGWLAHIGVDVSPARKPIEPLQSLLPELRKAAVPVIWINWGNRPDLLNISAASRHVYNPTGEGVGLGDPLPSNGAKVLMAGSWAAAVVDELQQLPEDVRVDKYRMSGFWDTPLDSILRNLGRTTLFFAGVNADQCVMTTLCDANFLGYDCVLVKDCTGTTSPDYCWLATLYNVKQCFGFVTDSQAILTALEKSAES; encoded by the coding sequence ATGAGTCTACCTTATCGGACATTAGGGGTTGCGCCAAATGCTTGGACTGTGAATCATGCGATCGCAGATATCACTCGTCCTCAAAATACCCCACAACCCGTTATCTTACCAACAGAAACTAAAACCCTGCGCCTAGACTTGGCAAAAGCCGCCATCCTCGTCATTGACATGCAAAACGACTTTTGCCACCCTGATGGCTGGTTAGCGCATATTGGTGTAGATGTTTCTCCAGCGCGTAAGCCTATCGAACCGTTGCAAAGCTTACTTCCAGAACTGCGTAAAGCTGCTGTCCCCGTAATTTGGATAAATTGGGGCAATCGTCCCGACTTACTCAATATTAGTGCTGCTTCGCGCCACGTTTACAACCCCACAGGAGAAGGCGTAGGATTAGGCGATCCTCTACCGAGCAATGGTGCTAAAGTACTTATGGCAGGTAGCTGGGCAGCGGCGGTAGTGGACGAATTACAACAGCTACCGGAAGATGTTCGCGTCGATAAATACCGGATGAGTGGCTTCTGGGATACGCCCTTAGATAGTATCTTGCGGAATCTGGGAAGGACGACACTATTCTTTGCTGGTGTCAACGCCGATCAATGTGTGATGACTACCCTTTGTGACGCCAATTTTTTAGGATATGACTGTGTTTTAGTTAAAGACTGCACAGGCACAACTTCTCCTGACTATTGTTGGTTAGCGACATTATACAACGTCAAACAATGCTTTGGTTTTGTCACTGATTCACAAGCGATTTTAACAGCGTTAGAAAAAAGTGCTGAGTCCTGA
- a CDS encoding amidohydrolase: MNFTIQNVLIAADDAYTTVDVQVVDGKIAAIAPDLEVIGTAFNGTNKLLLPGFFNAHTHSSEMWQRGIMSVFPLELWLAELYDFAPLDTEKVYLSALGTAAETLLSGGTSVVDHLVLIPGLELETIATAFRAYREVGIRAFIAPLIQDESMTAGIPSGESAQTHEPYFRSTAATLAIIEEAVRQFHRPDEGVNILVAPTGIQLCTDALFEGCIELSDRYHLCRHSHLLETKAQEKLAQEKYGCTAVAHLKRIGYLSDRTTLAHCVWLNDADIAIMAETQSTVVHNPLSNLRLGSGIAPILKYRQAGVNVTFGCDGASSNDSQDLLEAIKIGSILHNVTDSDYQHWITPQQAVEMASLGGAKGLNLADKLGSLSVGKEADLVLYDLTNLSLLPRTDPIGLLVLGRPTNVVDSAWVNGKQIVADGKITTINVDELRQELFTRSQWETKRISESVAQIEAHYRTVMGL; encoded by the coding sequence GTGAATTTCACTATCCAAAATGTTTTAATCGCTGCCGATGATGCTTATACAACGGTAGATGTGCAGGTTGTAGACGGTAAAATTGCTGCCATTGCACCCGATTTAGAGGTCATCGGCACTGCCTTTAATGGTACAAATAAGCTGTTGCTACCTGGCTTTTTCAATGCTCATACCCACTCATCAGAAATGTGGCAGCGGGGGATCATGTCAGTCTTTCCTTTAGAATTATGGTTGGCGGAACTGTATGACTTTGCCCCCCTCGATACTGAAAAAGTTTATCTCAGCGCTTTGGGTACGGCGGCGGAAACCCTGCTTTCCGGCGGTACGAGTGTAGTAGATCATTTAGTGTTAATTCCCGGACTGGAGTTGGAAACCATCGCTACCGCATTCCGCGCCTACAGAGAAGTGGGGATTCGCGCTTTTATCGCCCCGTTAATTCAAGATGAATCGATGACTGCGGGTATTCCATCGGGGGAATCAGCACAAACCCATGAACCTTATTTTCGCTCAACGGCGGCAACACTGGCAATTATTGAAGAGGCGGTGAGACAGTTTCATCGCCCGGATGAGGGTGTAAATATTTTAGTGGCACCAACGGGAATTCAGTTGTGTACTGATGCTTTGTTTGAGGGGTGCATTGAATTAAGCGATCGCTATCATCTTTGTCGTCACTCCCACTTGCTAGAAACTAAAGCACAGGAGAAACTCGCCCAAGAAAAATACGGTTGTACTGCTGTTGCACATTTGAAAAGAATCGGGTATTTGAGCGATCGCACAACTCTTGCTCATTGTGTCTGGTTGAATGATGCTGATATTGCCATCATGGCAGAAACTCAATCTACAGTGGTTCACAATCCTTTAAGTAATCTACGTTTAGGTAGCGGCATCGCCCCGATTTTAAAATATCGCCAAGCTGGGGTAAACGTAACTTTTGGTTGTGATGGTGCTTCTAGTAATGACTCTCAAGATTTGTTAGAAGCTATCAAAATTGGTTCTATTTTGCACAACGTTACAGACTCAGATTATCAGCACTGGATTACACCCCAACAAGCTGTAGAAATGGCATCTTTAGGAGGTGCAAAAGGATTGAATTTGGCAGATAAACTCGGTTCCCTCAGCGTTGGTAAAGAAGCCGATTTAGTGCTTTATGACCTCACTAATTTATCATTACTTCCCCGTACAGATCCGATTGGTTTGTTAGTTTTAGGTCGTCCTACTAACGTTGTTGATAGTGCTTGGGTGAATGGTAAGCAAATTGTTGCTGATGGAAAAATTACTACAATTAACGTTGATGAATTGCGGCAAGAATTATTTACTCGCAGTCAGTGGGAAACCAAGCGCATATCTGAAAGTGTCGCGCAAATTGAGGCTCACTATCGCACAGTTATGGGCTTGTGA
- a CDS encoding XRE family transcriptional regulator, translating to MTQEIKVQASSGNVFADLGIENSDELLVKAELARKISSIITKQNLTQAQAADLLGIDQPKVSALINGKLSGFSTVRLFRFLNALGQDVEIVVKTKPKFRPQAQTQVITK from the coding sequence ATGACTCAAGAAATTAAAGTGCAAGCAAGTAGCGGTAATGTGTTTGCAGATTTGGGTATAGAAAACTCTGATGAATTGCTGGTAAAAGCAGAACTCGCACGTAAGATTAGCAGCATCATTACCAAGCAAAATTTGACACAGGCGCAAGCAGCAGACCTTTTAGGAATTGACCAGCCAAAAGTATCCGCTCTTATCAACGGAAAGTTATCCGGCTTTTCAACTGTTCGGCTGTTTCGCTTTTTAAATGCTCTGGGTCAAGATGTGGAAATTGTAGTGAAAACAAAACCTAAATTTCGCCCACAAGCTCAAACACAGGTTATTACTAAGTAA
- a CDS encoding VWA domain-containing protein — protein sequence MSFRYLKNWLRFTSNQSIFILLTISIAQFNSAFAQTPKGGIDWVVVVDTSASMRGAGGTKNIFEQVKNSIKEFVNTARLGDTVTIYNFDSDVTLQAREISITSNPDRGKLKQIINDLKADGIRTHTGKAVQQALQTSARLNQRADAAERTVSIVFLTDGLEDVQGIPNPVPIPQSTQLLREQQCKPYVFFVSLGQKEHEKQLNEFANNPALCGKGRVLRDPGGVQLNKLAQNIRPALIKPQLDVNLSTADLLPVLPGTTTKPININSISNVNTKVNLQVADLNKSGISLVSSNTIDLAANKQKIIPVSLHIPGNLQIGTHKLRLLLTATDRSIAPQTIDLSVIIKPQLSVQPQSLDFGSVEAGKTSQTQTLVIRSTISGTASLQLQNAKDISLKQPTTTVSLAVGETKIPIQFQVADSSFEGKRTFNLVVTPDNPLASSLSAKVEMQILMPLARKIIIWTLLVLLFLLIALTIICLIQRKTPWELAQDIRNRNYLEGELELLEPLPILPEEQYISLTHQHKQKVSLSALIPAIAPTKCDAELIVNWQSGKKYVYIRSLLGIISVNNEKITTYQLYDEDTIQLGDIKLRFNWIGNQRPYEQAVG from the coding sequence ATGAGTTTTAGATACTTAAAAAATTGGTTGAGATTTACCTCAAATCAAAGTATTTTCATTTTGCTGACCATATCAATTGCTCAATTTAATAGTGCATTCGCTCAGACTCCAAAAGGGGGAATTGACTGGGTTGTAGTAGTAGATACTTCTGCTTCTATGCGCGGTGCAGGCGGAACAAAAAATATATTTGAGCAAGTGAAGAATTCTATTAAGGAATTTGTCAACACCGCCAGATTAGGCGATACAGTGACTATTTACAATTTTGACAGTGATGTAACTTTACAAGCTAGAGAAATTAGTATTACCAGTAATCCAGACCGAGGTAAACTCAAGCAAATAATTAATGACCTCAAAGCTGATGGTATTCGTACTCATACAGGTAAAGCAGTACAACAAGCACTGCAAACTTCTGCCAGATTAAACCAACGTGCTGATGCTGCTGAACGAACTGTAAGTATAGTTTTTCTCACAGATGGATTAGAAGATGTCCAAGGTATTCCTAATCCTGTTCCGATTCCTCAAAGTACTCAACTTTTACGCGAACAACAATGCAAACCTTATGTATTTTTCGTATCTTTAGGACAAAAAGAACATGAAAAGCAATTAAATGAATTTGCCAATAATCCAGCACTTTGTGGCAAAGGAAGAGTATTACGTGACCCTGGAGGAGTGCAATTAAACAAGCTGGCTCAAAATATTCGCCCAGCACTCATTAAACCCCAGCTTGATGTTAATTTATCTACTGCTGATTTACTGCCCGTATTGCCGGGAACTACTACCAAACCAATTAATATTAACAGTATCAGCAATGTCAATACCAAGGTAAATTTGCAGGTAGCAGACCTGAATAAAAGTGGTATCAGTTTAGTTTCATCAAATACAATTGACTTAGCTGCTAATAAACAAAAAATCATTCCTGTAAGTTTACATATTCCAGGCAACTTACAGATAGGTACTCACAAGTTGCGCTTATTATTAACTGCAACAGATAGAAGCATTGCACCACAAACGATTGATTTATCTGTAATTATTAAGCCGCAATTGTCAGTGCAACCCCAGAGTCTAGATTTTGGTTCTGTAGAAGCAGGGAAAACCAGCCAAACGCAAACTTTAGTAATTCGCAGCACTATATCAGGAACAGCCAGCTTACAACTACAAAATGCTAAAGATATTTCTTTGAAACAACCTACAACAACTGTATCTTTAGCAGTTGGAGAAACCAAAATACCTATACAATTTCAAGTTGCTGATAGCAGTTTTGAAGGTAAGCGCACCTTTAATCTAGTTGTCACTCCAGATAACCCGCTTGCTAGTTCTTTGAGTGCCAAAGTTGAGATGCAAATCTTGATGCCACTAGCGCGGAAAATCATCATTTGGACACTCTTAGTATTACTGTTTTTATTAATTGCCTTAACGATAATTTGCTTGATTCAACGCAAAACTCCGTGGGAATTAGCCCAAGATATTCGCAATCGTAACTACTTAGAAGGAGAACTAGAACTACTAGAACCATTGCCAATATTGCCAGAAGAACAATACATTAGCCTCACCCACCAGCATAAGCAAAAAGTCAGTCTGAGTGCATTAATACCAGCGATCGCACCTACAAAGTGTGATGCTGAATTAATCGTCAATTGGCAATCAGGGAAAAAATATGTATATATACGGAGTTTACTTGGTATTATTAGTGTCAATAATGAAAAGATAACTACATATCAACTCTACGATGAAGATACAATCCAGCTTGGTGATATTAAGCTGCGATTTAACTGGATTGGCAACCAACGGCCCTATGAACAAGCAGTGGGCTAG
- a CDS encoding helix-turn-helix transcriptional regulator: MSSKNKIIIEQPKIGLFIQDIRFLMGLTQEEFAGIIGVTFPTVNRWENGHTKPSKLAIQQIEALVDKLGENGQIILAKYHSI; the protein is encoded by the coding sequence ATGTCGAGTAAAAATAAAATAATCATTGAACAACCAAAAATCGGTCTATTTATTCAAGACATCAGGTTTTTAATGGGTTTAACCCAAGAAGAATTTGCAGGAATTATTGGTGTTACTTTTCCCACAGTAAATCGTTGGGAAAATGGACATACTAAACCTTCAAAACTTGCTATTCAACAGATAGAGGCTTTGGTGGATAAACTGGGTGAAAATGGTCAAATAATTCTGGCTAAATATCACTCAATATAA